The Vespula vulgaris chromosome 3, iyVesVulg1.1, whole genome shotgun sequence DNA window GCATTCTCACTGATTATATTACCGAGTTGAAAACTCATGTCTTAACGTAACCAccaaaataaatcaaaacacGTTCAGAGAAACCGCCAAAGTTCTCGTAAAGATTCCTTCGGTTTACATTCAGCCGACCCTAGCGGCatcaaaacaataatatacacatatatgcgaaatatatataatagatatagttTGCTATTTCcgatttttatcaaagaatGCTGTTACATGATATCTCccagaaaatgaaaagattagAACGTATTCAtgaagattttataaaatttaactgGTGAGTGTATAAACATGTTggatattaatttgtttaaacgaattaaaacaTTCAAAGCGAAAGTAAATGTAGAGTCTATTGGACATTTCTTAAAATCTGCACTAATCACTGATTGGCCAATTACGTGTAGTATCTCTAGACGAAATGCCAATGAGAAAATTTAATCCAATAATGGACATTGCTGTACGTTACATGTCAAACTTGAGATGCTTATGCGGTAAAACTTTTTGCACTTTAGTGGGTAAACagtaattttgataatatataaaaatataggaaTAATGAGTGATAAAACGTTACTTGATATCGATGATACGATGTTgacgaaaaatttattgttatctGTAAGTAATTTATCgtacttaaaatattttttaggttaagcaatgaaagaaaataaaaaaaatacatatatgtgtctTCCGTATTTATGTTTCAAACACAATCTTTATCGCAGGAAAATAAACATGAATATGATATAGATGAAATATTAAAGCAACAGTTTGAAACGAAACCTAAATGCATTATTATTCATCCTTTACCTGGTATGTGTTGAATTACGCGATATTTCTTACATAAATGTGTATCAAACTGGCAACATACATATTCATTGTACGACGTTGTAGGCGTTtgtgtaaaaacaaaaacggaTACAGGTGAAAAAGTGTTTTTAAATGTATGCACGACGACTAAAATACCTGAACCAGAGGACATATCGGAAGAGAAACTAATTTCTCTTTTGGACGAAGAAACGCCTGCTTATTCTATACCGATGAGTATTGGCGAAGAGAGATTAGAACCCGATAAAGGCAAGGAACGATCTctagtatataattattaagattCCATGTAATTTCATTGTCGTTTAAAAGTATTATTCCACAGGTGGTACCTTGTGCGTGACTCATGACGTTGcgataaataagaattattttgaaaaatgtcaAACTAAACATTCCTTCTGGTTATTTACGATATCTGTTATAATCGAAGGTGTATCGCATAAATTTGGTAGATCTCTGGATTCCAAAACTTGTATTATTCTGAAAAACCGAAAAGTGAATAGTTTTATTTACAAAGGTATTGTATTTATAGAATTGATACGAATGGAACTTCTAACAGGTCATGGGTACAATTCAGTCGCAACGTATTGATGATCGTGAAGCGCGTAAAGTATTACCAACGCCTAAAAAACCATTAATTCAGGAAATATCAAGTTCTTCGAAGAGCGACTGTAATCGGTCAGCCACCCTGGTAAATAATCGTGAAGAATTTACGACTAACAATTACGTAATATTGAAAGAACCTTTGAAAGGAATTGCAAGGCGTTTAATtggtttattttatatacccaAAGGGGTAAGATATATGACAATTGATTCATTCGTGTCggtatgaaataatattatgctTGTAACATACGcattccattttatttcttcttccgcTAGGTATCTGGTAAAGATTTAAATGTGCTTGTTGACGCtgatcatataattattacaacgaATGAGAACAATTTCGCGTACGATGTTTACATACCTTATACCATAAAGTTGGACGAAACGGAAAGTTTCTTCGATAAAGATTATAGAGTAAGTAAATGTAAAGTAAAAGTCGcaaaatattactttaacATTATTTCCTGTATCTTTATGTCATATAGGTTTTGCGATTAAATATgccgatcgaaaataaatagtGATTAAAGTTAAAGTAACGAGCAATGTATGGAGAGGAGGAAACACACACGGccctaaaataatatacgtatgtttGCAGAGCTCTACTTGTATTCATTAACGTAttcatcattaatttttattttatttaaatacatctATTACGAAGTGATATGCGTTCCTTTACATTTGCATTTTCATCATGGAAGTATGAATTTTACTGgcaaaaatacaaaatcacAAATAAagattcatataaaaaagattttctttacttcgGACACCGTTAAATGATATCTATGATATTTCGCATGTAAATTATTCATGCATACACATGCATATCTctgtattattttcattttcgacaAGATGGTACATTTCCGAAGATAGTTTTAACTGTAGCAATTACATCGTAGTAATTACTTTTTACAGATATAATACCAAGTTTTATTTGTACAATAAATGCTCATCTACGAagcttaaaattatttgaatacaATAGAGATTTAAACGAAGTGACGAATGTTATATGTTATTTACAATTACATCTAAATGTATTATGTTTATTGAATCATGATTAAAAGAAGACCAATCAATCGATTACGACGTATCGACGAGGCTTCGGTAATTGAACTCGCACATGCAAGAGATATCCTCCAAATGCGTaacaatatatgtaatattatatatgcagaTCGAATATTATCTTAGAATTCTGTATAGAATGTTGACCGTTCGATGCCAATTATAGCAAAGATATTTGGCAAAAGATACACCGTATTCACACCTATCATGAAACAAGTTAGATATTTATAGACTAGATCggtgaaaatttttttcttattttccaaataGTTTTCACTTTTCATCAGCTCCTTAGAATTGACTTTAAGTATGGCACATATTACGGTATAACAAAAAGATTTGCAAACAGCCTTCGTTCCAACGATACTACAGAAACCAAGTAACGTTCTAAAAATCATACATCCTAACATACGATAAGATGGCCAAATAATATCGTATGGTGGTGGAAGAAGCGAAAGTGAAAGCGTGCCCGGCTTATAATTTAACCATGCTCCTGCATGAACTCCAGCAGCCACAGAAACGACCATGGTTGTATCGCCGCTACAAGTACATATGTTCCATAGCttctcataaaaataatatgaaatgaaatgcACGTAAGATTATTCCCTTACCGAGTTGGCGTCCATTTATTGCTACACGGATAATAAACCACAGCGATGAcgctaattaatattaaaagcgTTAAAACCCAGACATTAGTAATGGTATAATAATCTAATGCATCTACTAGAGGTATCAATGGAACCATCAGCATGATAGCTAATAGCAGTCCCGCTATAATATCCAATACCGTGTGCATTCCCAAATAGAGTCGACTCGTGCAGATAAGCGTACAcctatagaaatgaaatatatcagACGAACCGcttgagaaaaggaaaaagaaagtcgaATTTCGTCGTGTCGTAATTACCAGAAGAAAGCTATCGTACAACCAATTGAAAACGAATAGATGTATTTGTCCATGGTAAATATCAGTACGCTAAACGGAATTGAAATTCCGATCATGGCATGAGTCGACGGCATCCCATATTCTTCGGACCATTTGTTTTGCAATCTGACGGCTGGTGGACACGCCGGTCTTGGCCAACAAATCACATCTTTCAATGCTTGTCCTGTAACGCAAAGACCAAGAATCAtaatgagataaaaatttgttccgCGTATCGTAAAAGTACGTTGAACATATAACTTTACCGATGCTCATAACAACGGCCCACACTAAGATCACTTTCCGGCCAATGGTGCCATCGATATTCCAAAACCAAAAGGGTATGAATgcggaataaaaaatttcatcccCTAATTCTGTACcaaataaaaacaagtaaTACCAAAAACGATTCTTAATGATAAATTCTGGAGAttctaatttcattaaatatctattagaGGAACATTCGAGTTCGTTCAACGCAACTTCTTTGCAGAATGGTATAtccattttaatatatccatTTTGCTCCTTATTATCGGATAacctatgaaaataaaagaatcccGCTGACCTTTTGTAGACGATTCGTATCCTCCATGTAGACGATTTGATCTATTTTCTTACCTAAAACTCTCGGAACGCttagttttataatttatttgtattccGAAAAACTCCTGTATGTTAGCAACGAGATGCGGGCTCTTTAAGTACTCGATAATTTCAAGCAACCACATTTTGGCAACTTTAGGGTATGATGTTTAGCAATAAGAGCACATTGTGTCGTTCTAAAGTTtacaatacaaaaatacatgtttttaaaatgatatcaaGTCAGTAATAAGGAAtacaatgtaataaaaaatgttactgCGGAgtgtagattttttttcactcgtCGAGTCATTTACCCACATCCAATTCGTAAACGATTGTTTTgtaaaaacaacaaaataattacGTAAGGATTACAATGACTCTACaatcaaagtaaaaaaaactAGGCGTTTAATtggtttttgaaagaaaaacggCACGATACATTGACAGTCGGCCGGAATGGTATAAAGCAATAGACACCATGACACTTTGCTTTTATATGCGTGCGCGTGtctcattttataaatacaagaCATTGATCGTATTTTGACGGaacataaataattgtaagtaCGAGTACAAATTACTTACTTACCGACAGTGAAATGCACGTGCACGATGCACGGCGTACGCACAAATGACGCACGCACGATGCACGTAcgcacgacgacgacaacgacgacgacattcTAACCCTATTTGCCCGTTGCATCACCACGGATCACTTTACGGAAGATCGTATCCCTGGAGCTTTGCCTGCTCGATCGTCCATTCGAGCTTTGGTtcgggaaagaaagaggaaagaaaagaaaaagagctaaTACGGTAGATAATTCAACGGATTACCGAAGTAATCAATTTTATCGCGTTTCCCACGCGTTCTTTCATGTCACACGCGCGCCGCGCTGATACGTCATACGTACAAACACCGTTTCTCGTCTTTCCCTTTTTAACTCGAAAGAATATACGGTATATGATTCGCCgcttatttaaacaattacgTTATTGTCTAcggaatgatcgatcgatcggtattACGATACGACCGGTGagtgttttttatttcgtatagtttagctcgaaataaaaatatcaagagaaagttacgagttttcaCATGgctcgaaaaaatatatataagtaataacgaattaataaatttaatcgaaatatttgattGCTCtttattgtatacatatatggatcCATATTGAATTATTGTAATCGTACGAatttgtatgtacgtgtaaagCGAGAAGCGATCTTCCACGTCGAACGTCTTCTTttgctatctctctcctcATCCTTTTAGCGTGTATCCGTACGTATCGAGAACGCAATTTAATAGTTGGGTATTGAGGCGAACCGAAATTGTTTACGGCGGTTGAATCAATAAAACCACGCATTGAGaagcattctctctctctctctctctctctctctctctctctctctctctctctctctctctctctctctcgatgcTTTTCTCATGAAAATCTTACGGTTTCGTATattcgtgcgtgcgtgtgcgtgaCATGTCGCATTAAACGTAGCCCCTCCCTCCTTCTTTGTCGTCGCATACACGacgatatctctttcttttgcataCGTACGATAGGAACGGACCGATAAACATCGAAAGTCTTAATATACGCCTTTGTCGTTCTCGcttttatacgtacgtacggtTAACTTCGGTAATAAAGTGCGCAGTTAGAGTTTCCTCCGCGCTTAacatataatcgatatatgtGCCATCGTGAAAGCTGCAGATCGGAAAGGCGATTTTctatgataaaagataaaaagaatcgataaacGTAAAGTCGTATAACTTCTCGATTATGCGATGTGAAATTTGTTGTCGAATTgtcaaattaattacaatcaGCGAATATCTATTTACAACGAATCAATtcgatataagaaagaaaatctgcGAGACCGCTCAACGATACTTGCAATAGATAAAGTCACTTTGAAAGTAACGTATGTAGATGACTCGTAAAACGGGACtcgaatttcgataaaaatattgatcgaaGTGAACGTTCATTATCCGTAATAGATGCATCATCTTCTTTCCCTGCAGGAAATATTCCTTCTATTTAGCAATTTGGCGTTACGCCGATAATACATATTACGCGTTTCGTTCCAACGTAAAATTACATCGAACGTTCTAAATTCGTTCATCttcgtaaatgaaaaatataattctacgTCATGTACCCCCATTAACCCGATAacgatatatagtataatcCGCGTAGGGATCCgcaagaaaaattgttaatatttctctATCGTAGCACGCATTCGACGTATACGACGTATCTTAACGCTTTACGAGGGGACTTGTTAAAAATTGTCACGTATCACAGAAGGGTTCTGCTGGTTagctttcgtttctttctcatcgCAATTTGATCTTTAAGAGTAAAATACTTGTCCGATGATGGCGATGTTTCTTACTGCCGATGCTACGTCTGGAATATCCGGACTGGGATGTACATGCAACGAAGACGAACCGACTACGGCCGCAGCTGCAGCGGCAGCAGCATGCGCGTTCATCCTTTGAACGCTCTCCATATAAGTTTTATTCGCTTGAGAACTTAAAGTACCACCGATATTACTTAAATGAGATTGCGGCAGTGTTGAAATAATAGGAGCAATGACCGGCGTGCTCGCGCAGACATTTCCTTGAGGTTGTCCATAATCTTGCGTATTTTGAGTCGGCGTGGCTTGATAATTATTGTACTGGgctttacatttcttttcgtgAACGAACAAGCTCCCTGAATGGCTGTAAGCCGTGCCACATATTTTGCACGCATACGGTTTTTCCCCCGTATGGGTGAATCTATGTTCCTTCAAATATTTCAGTCTTCTGAAAGACTTGCCGCAAGTTTTGCAGTGATAATTGGCTTCACCGGTATGCGTAGTAATGTGCGCCTTGAGAGTGCAAGATTTAGCAAAGGCAGCGC harbors:
- the LOC127062246 gene encoding PIH1 domain-containing protein 1-like isoform X3, whose protein sequence is MSDKTLLDIDDTMLTKNLLLSENKHEYDIDEILKQQFETKPKCIIIHPLPGVCVKTKTDTGEKVFLNVCTTTKIPEPEDISEEKLISLLDEETPAYSIPMSIGEERLEPDKGGTLCVTHDVAINKNYFEKCQTKHSFWLFTISVIIEGVSHKFGRSLDSKTCIILKNRKVMGTIQSQRIDDREARKVLPTPKKPLIQEISSSSKSDCNRSATLVNNREEFTTNNYVILKEPLKGIARRLIGLFYIPKGVSGKDLNVLVDADHIIITTNENNFAYDVYIPYTIKLDETESFFDKDYRVLRLNMPIENK
- the LOC127062246 gene encoding PIH1 domain-containing protein 1-like isoform X1, which encodes MSDKTLLDIDDTMLTKNLLLSENKHEYDIDEILKQQFETKPKCIIIHPLPGVCVKTKTDTGEKVFLNVCTTTKIPEPEDISEEKLISLLDEETPAYSIPMSIGEERLEPDKGGTLCVTHDVAINKNYFEKCQTKHSFWLFTISVIIEGVSHKFGRSLDSKTCIILKNRKVMGTIQSQRIDDREARKVLPTPKKPLIQEISSSSKSDCNRSATLVNNREEFTTNNYVILKEPLKGIARRLIGLFYIPKGVSGKDLNVLVDADHIIITTNENNFAYDVYIPYTIKLDETESFFDKDYRVSKCKVKVAKYYFNIISCIFMSYRFCD
- the LOC127062246 gene encoding PIH1 domain-containing protein 1-like isoform X2, with product MFQTQSLSQENKHEYDIDEILKQQFETKPKCIIIHPLPGVCVKTKTDTGEKVFLNVCTTTKIPEPEDISEEKLISLLDEETPAYSIPMSIGEERLEPDKGGTLCVTHDVAINKNYFEKCQTKHSFWLFTISVIIEGVSHKFGRSLDSKTCIILKNRKVMGTIQSQRIDDREARKVLPTPKKPLIQEISSSSKSDCNRSATLVNNREEFTTNNYVILKEPLKGIARRLIGLFYIPKGVSGKDLNVLVDADHIIITTNENNFAYDVYIPYTIKLDETESFFDKDYRVSKCKVKVAKYYFNIISCIFMSYRFCD
- the LOC127062241 gene encoding sphingosine-1-phosphate phosphatase 2-like isoform X1, whose amino-acid sequence is MWLLEIIEYLKSPHLVANIQEFFGIQINYKTKRSESFRLSDNKEQNGYIKMDIPFCKEVALNELECSSNRYLMKLESPEFIIKNRFWYYLFLFGTELGDEIFYSAFIPFWFWNIDGTIGRKVILVWAVVMSIGQALKDVICWPRPACPPAVRLQNKWSEEYGMPSTHAMIGISIPFSVLIFTMDKYIYSFSIGCTIAFFWCTLICTSRLYLGMHTVLDIIAGLLLAIMLMVPLIPLVDALDYYTITNVWVLTLLILISVIAVVYYPCSNKWTPTRGDTTMVVSVAAGVHAGAWLNYKPGTLSLSLLPPPYDIIWPSYRMLGCMIFRTLLGFCSIVGTKAVCKSFCYTVICAILKVNSKELMKSENYLENKKKIFTDLVYKYLTCFMIGVNTVYLLPNIFAIIGIERSTFYTEF
- the LOC127062241 gene encoding sphingosine-1-phosphate phosphatase 1-like isoform X2: MQRANRVRMSSSLSSSCVRASCVRHLCVRRASCTCISLSVKLGDEIFYSAFIPFWFWNIDGTIGRKVILVWAVVMSIGQALKDVICWPRPACPPAVRLQNKWSEEYGMPSTHAMIGISIPFSVLIFTMDKYIYSFSIGCTIAFFWCTLICTSRLYLGMHTVLDIIAGLLLAIMLMVPLIPLVDALDYYTITNVWVLTLLILISVIAVVYYPCSNKWTPTRGDTTMVVSVAAGVHAGAWLNYKPGTLSLSLLPPPYDIIWPSYRMLGCMIFRTLLGFCSIVGTKAVCKSFCYTVICAILKVNSKELMKSENYLENKKKIFTDLVYKYLTCFMIGVNTVYLLPNIFAIIGIERSTFYTEF